A window of Rufibacter sp. LB8 contains these coding sequences:
- a CDS encoding DUF4199 domain-containing protein, which produces MNEQQTTTPSATGLRYGLLTGLVLVIFTAILYVTDMAGNKLVASLGWLILIGGIVMAYQYFKRANNGFMSYGQGLGIGTILGAVVGLLGGIFAAIYTSMIDNSIMTREMDKQIEEMEARGLSEEQIEQAMEMANMFTGPVMVVVITLITYIIGAFILSLIIAAIMKRSQPEFE; this is translated from the coding sequence ATGAACGAGCAACAAACAACTACACCATCTGCCACCGGCCTGCGCTATGGCTTACTTACTGGCCTGGTACTGGTAATTTTTACCGCAATACTATATGTGACAGATATGGCTGGCAATAAATTGGTGGCTTCTTTAGGGTGGCTTATTCTAATTGGCGGAATTGTGATGGCGTACCAATACTTCAAAAGAGCGAACAACGGCTTTATGTCTTATGGGCAGGGGCTGGGCATAGGAACAATTTTAGGAGCAGTGGTTGGGTTGTTAGGCGGTATTTTTGCAGCCATTTATACGTCAATGATAGATAATTCAATCATGACGCGCGAAATGGACAAGCAAATTGAGGAGATGGAAGCCCGTGGTTTGTCTGAGGAACAAATTGAACAAGCTATGGAAATGGCAAACATGTTCACCGGGCCTGTGATGGTAGTGGTTATTACTTTGATCACCTATATCATTGGAGCGTTCATTTTGTCATTAATCATTGCGGCTATCATGAAAAGAAGCCAGCCAGAATTTGAGTAA
- a CDS encoding DUF4199 domain-containing protein — protein sequence MFDRAVANTAIRYGVTGGIVSFLYMAILALLGFENPYDDPSEFSSTLVFVSVFVFLAIKYFKKFNDEALGFGRAFKVGFATTFYLAFTTAVLMCIFSFFVGAELIQQYIVAKQAEMQLNREVVVQVMGQVNYERGLNGLQELNAFDLAKRTFVYRIILGIIISLVLAIFFRK from the coding sequence ATGTTTGATAGAGCTGTTGCCAATACTGCTATCCGGTACGGGGTCACTGGAGGCATTGTAAGTTTCTTATATATGGCCATACTAGCCTTGCTAGGCTTTGAAAACCCATATGACGACCCCAGCGAGTTCTCTTCCACTTTGGTTTTTGTCTCAGTTTTTGTTTTTTTAGCAATAAAATATTTCAAGAAATTCAATGATGAAGCCTTAGGTTTTGGAAGAGCATTTAAAGTTGGTTTCGCTACCACGTTCTACCTGGCCTTCACTACAGCGGTGCTCATGTGTATTTTCTCGTTTTTTGTGGGGGCAGAACTAATTCAGCAGTATATTGTAGCCAAGCAGGCCGAAATGCAATTGAACAGGGAGGTAGTTGTGCAGGTGATGGGGCAGGTAAACTATGAAAGAGGCTTGAACGGCCTGCAAGAACTAAATGCCTTTGACCTGGCCAAACGCACTTTTGTTTACAGAATCATTTTAGGCATTATCATCAGCCTTGTATTAGCAATCTTTTTTAGAAAATAA
- the porV gene encoding type IX secretion system outer membrane channel protein PorV: MNGTLLRTSVLGILLLSFTGITASAQTVDGRDQTYRPITTAVPILTVAPDARAAGMGDAGVATTPDVNSTHWNPAKLGFLENDLGASLSVTPWLQKIVNDMYLAYLSGHKRLTPNSSIAVSLLYFDLGDIQFRDINGLQTDYFNPKEYSLSVSYGQRLSENLSLGVSARYIRSNLAGNVNVSGSGQGSVESQPANSAAVDLGIYYTKDLTIGARNYNLALGGNLSNVGGKVSYTTAGRKDFLPTNLRIGTAITMELDPYNKITLAVDGNKLLVPYSPPDDAAANDNTNVFSGIFKSFNDAEDGFKEELQEITVSTGLEYWYDDLFAARAGYFYESDMKGGRKYYTMGLGIRYQKFGVDAAYLIPNEQNNPLSQTLRFSLHFRLDGNE; the protein is encoded by the coding sequence ATGAACGGCACACTCTTACGCACCTCTGTACTTGGTATCCTTCTTCTATCCTTTACCGGTATCACAGCTTCTGCACAAACTGTTGATGGTAGGGACCAGACCTACAGACCCATTACCACCGCGGTTCCTATCTTAACAGTTGCCCCAGACGCACGTGCAGCAGGCATGGGTGATGCCGGTGTAGCTACTACGCCAGATGTGAATTCCACCCACTGGAACCCGGCTAAACTTGGTTTCCTGGAAAATGATTTAGGGGCTTCCCTTTCGGTGACGCCTTGGCTCCAGAAGATTGTGAACGACATGTACTTGGCTTATTTATCTGGTCACAAACGCCTCACGCCTAACTCTTCTATTGCGGTTTCCCTTTTATATTTTGATTTAGGTGACATCCAGTTCAGAGATATCAACGGTCTCCAAACCGATTACTTTAACCCGAAGGAATATAGCCTCAGTGTTTCATATGGCCAGAGACTTAGTGAAAATCTTAGCTTGGGCGTATCGGCACGTTATATTAGGTCTAACCTGGCCGGAAATGTGAACGTTTCTGGCTCTGGCCAAGGAAGCGTAGAATCACAGCCTGCCAACTCTGCAGCCGTGGATCTGGGCATTTACTATACCAAAGATTTGACTATTGGCGCCAGAAACTACAACCTGGCTTTGGGCGGAAACCTGTCTAATGTGGGCGGCAAGGTAAGTTACACCACGGCAGGAAGGAAAGATTTTCTGCCCACTAACCTACGCATAGGAACGGCCATCACCATGGAATTGGACCCTTACAACAAAATTACCCTGGCTGTAGACGGAAACAAACTGCTGGTACCCTATTCACCACCAGATGATGCAGCCGCTAATGACAACACCAACGTGTTCTCTGGTATCTTCAAATCCTTTAATGATGCCGAAGACGGTTTCAAAGAAGAATTGCAGGAAATCACTGTCTCTACTGGTCTGGAGTATTGGTATGATGATTTGTTTGCTGCTCGGGCTGGTTATTTCTATGAGAGCGATATGAAAGGTGGCCGTAAGTACTATACCATGGGCTTAGGCATCAGGTATCAGAAATTTGGGGTAGATGCCGCGTATCTTATTCCTAATGAACAAAACAACCCCTTATCTCAGACACTGCGTTTCTCCCTGCATTTCCGGTTAGACGGTAATGAATAA
- a CDS encoding glycosyltransferase family 2 protein, with translation MQYDLDISVVIPLLNEEESLPELTQWINRVMDSHGFLYEVILIDDGSTDNSWKLIQELSFQNPNIKGIRFNRNYGKSAALNVGFKKALGRVVITMDADLQDSPDEIPDLYNMIVSDGYDLVSGWKKKRFDPLSKTIPTKLFNAATRKISRIKLHDFNCGLKAYDARVVKSIEVYGEMHRYIPVIAKWNGFSKIGEKVVQHRERKYGTTKFGLERFVYGFLDLMSITFVSRFKKRPMHFFGSLGSISFLIGFLITTWLVGEKVYYSFRNMPSRNVVDQPLFFLALVAVIVGVQLFLAGFLAEMVSLSGKKKNEYLVRDKAGY, from the coding sequence ATGCAGTACGATCTAGATATTTCAGTGGTGATTCCACTTCTCAATGAAGAGGAATCACTACCAGAGCTTACCCAATGGATAAACCGTGTGATGGACTCACACGGTTTTCTTTATGAAGTCATTTTGATAGATGACGGCAGTACAGACAACTCCTGGAAATTGATTCAGGAATTGTCTTTCCAGAACCCCAACATCAAAGGGATTCGGTTCAACAGAAACTACGGGAAGTCGGCGGCTCTTAATGTGGGATTCAAAAAAGCCCTGGGGCGCGTGGTCATCACCATGGATGCCGACCTGCAAGACAGCCCAGATGAGATTCCGGACTTGTATAATATGATTGTGTCTGATGGGTACGATCTGGTCTCTGGTTGGAAAAAGAAACGGTTTGATCCCTTAAGTAAAACCATTCCCACCAAACTGTTCAACGCGGCTACCCGCAAGATTTCCAGAATCAAACTCCATGATTTCAACTGCGGACTCAAAGCGTATGATGCGCGCGTAGTGAAAAGCATTGAAGTGTATGGTGAGATGCACCGCTACATTCCGGTCATTGCCAAATGGAATGGCTTCAGCAAGATTGGCGAAAAAGTGGTGCAGCACCGTGAACGGAAATACGGCACCACCAAGTTTGGCTTGGAGCGTTTTGTGTATGGGTTCCTGGATCTGATGTCTATCACGTTTGTGTCTAGGTTTAAGAAAAGACCCATGCACTTTTTCGGCTCTCTGGGGTCTATCTCCTTCTTGATAGGTTTCTTAATCACAACCTGGCTGGTAGGAGAGAAAGTCTATTACTCTTTCCGGAACATGCCCAGCCGAAACGTGGTAGACCAGCCTCTGTTTTTTCTGGCCTTGGTGGCTGTGATAGTAGGCGTGCAACTGTTCCTGGCAGGTTTCCTGGCGGAGATGGTTTCCCTTTCTGGTAAAAAGAAGAATGAGTATCTGGTTCGGGACAAAGCTGGGTATTAA
- a CDS encoding glycosyltransferase: MAKLVIVGPAYPFRGGIAAFNESLARTWLQMGHQVEIYTFTTQYPSMLFPGKTQYEEGPAPEGLTIHRALSSVNPVSWFLVGNAIRKARPDMVLFRYWLPFMAPSLGTVARIIRKNGYSRIVALTDNVVPHEKRKGDKALTDYFLASCHAFVTMSNTVTEELRQFTTHKPIVCQPHPIYDTYGQKMPRQEALQELGLPEGKYLLFFGFIRHYKGLDLLLEAMQDERIRQAGIKLIVAGEFYEPQEPYAKIIQEGNLQNSVILKTSYIPHDQVRTYFSVADLVVQPYRHASQSGVTQIAYHFEVPMVVTAVGGLVEMIPHGDVGYVVPVEPKAIADAIHTFFQETKSEEMKANIRIEKKKYTWQAMAQAILKVSQLKRNEKEHF, encoded by the coding sequence ATGGCGAAGCTGGTAATAGTGGGTCCGGCCTATCCGTTCAGGGGTGGCATTGCGGCATTCAATGAAAGCCTAGCGCGCACCTGGCTGCAGATGGGCCACCAAGTGGAGATTTACACGTTCACCACGCAGTATCCCAGTATGCTGTTCCCAGGCAAAACCCAGTATGAAGAAGGACCTGCCCCAGAAGGATTGACCATCCATAGAGCCTTGAGTTCTGTAAACCCAGTTTCCTGGTTTCTGGTGGGGAACGCCATCAGAAAAGCCAGGCCAGATATGGTCTTGTTCCGATATTGGTTGCCCTTTATGGCCCCAAGTTTAGGAACTGTGGCAAGAATTATCAGAAAAAACGGGTATTCCAGAATTGTAGCCTTAACAGACAATGTGGTTCCGCACGAGAAACGGAAAGGAGACAAAGCGCTTACAGACTACTTTCTTGCCTCTTGCCACGCCTTCGTCACCATGTCAAACACGGTAACAGAGGAATTGCGCCAATTCACCACCCATAAGCCCATTGTTTGTCAGCCACATCCTATTTATGACACCTACGGCCAAAAGATGCCTAGGCAAGAAGCACTTCAGGAGTTGGGCCTACCGGAAGGGAAATACTTGTTGTTCTTCGGTTTCATCCGGCATTATAAAGGACTGGACCTGCTTCTGGAGGCCATGCAAGATGAAAGGATAAGGCAAGCTGGCATAAAATTGATAGTAGCCGGGGAATTCTATGAACCTCAGGAGCCTTATGCTAAAATCATACAGGAGGGAAACCTGCAGAATTCAGTCATCTTAAAAACCTCGTACATTCCACATGACCAGGTGCGCACCTATTTTTCGGTGGCAGACTTGGTGGTGCAACCGTACCGGCATGCATCCCAAAGCGGCGTCACCCAAATAGCCTATCATTTTGAAGTCCCTATGGTAGTAACGGCAGTAGGTGGTTTAGTTGAAATGATTCCGCATGGTGATGTAGGGTATGTGGTACCGGTAGAACCCAAGGCCATAGCAGACGCCATCCATACTTTCTTCCAAGAGACAAAGTCAGAAGAGATGAAGGCGAACATAAGAATAGAGAAGAAGAAATACACCTGGCAAGCCATGGCGCAAGCTATATTAAAGGTAAGCCAACTGAAGAGGAACGAAAAAGAACACTTTTAG
- a CDS encoding IS3 family transposase — translation MVSDYGLPVTRACGLSSLARSQFYYKSCKDDTEVTSALQALADEHPVYGFRKLLACLKRDGKAWNHKRVYRVYRLLKLNKKKRGKRRLPARVKQPLQAQEVLNNSWSMDFMSDSLASGNKFRTLNIIDDCNREALAIEIATSITAKRVVRTLEQLIDWRGKPAAIRVDNGPEFTSADFSSWCKKEEITIQYTQPGKPIQATFWPTPRFLHLQAY, via the coding sequence TTGGTTTCGGACTATGGCTTACCGGTTACCAGGGCCTGCGGGCTGAGCAGCCTGGCCCGCTCCCAGTTTTATTACAAGAGCTGCAAGGATGACACGGAAGTAACAAGCGCTCTACAGGCATTGGCCGACGAGCATCCGGTGTATGGCTTCCGCAAGCTGCTGGCCTGCCTGAAAAGGGACGGGAAGGCGTGGAACCACAAGCGGGTGTACCGGGTTTACAGGCTCTTAAAGCTCAATAAAAAGAAAAGGGGTAAGAGAAGGTTGCCGGCCCGGGTAAAACAGCCCCTGCAAGCGCAAGAAGTGCTGAACAACAGCTGGAGCATGGATTTCATGAGCGACAGCCTGGCCTCGGGCAACAAATTCCGGACGTTGAATATAATTGATGACTGCAACAGGGAAGCATTGGCGATAGAGATTGCCACTTCCATCACGGCCAAAAGAGTCGTGCGCACCTTGGAACAGCTCATTGACTGGAGGGGTAAGCCAGCTGCCATCCGGGTGGACAATGGCCCGGAGTTTACCAGTGCTGATTTCAGTTCCTGGTGCAAGAAGGAGGAAATCACTATCCAATATACCCAGCCGGGAAAGCCCATCCAGGCTACATTTTGGCCCACGCCACGGTTCCTTCATCTGCAAGCCTATTAA
- a CDS encoding dihydroorotase, with protein MKYLFKEVTIIDSAFSGTGEITNILINDGIIEQIGDSLEVPGANIIEEEGLCCSIGWFDLSAYVGEPGFEHRETIESFIKTAAYGGFTEVACLPNLYPITQSKGSVEYFLYRTNNQSVRLHPIAAATHQTEGNDLTELLDLHAAGAVAYSDGLKPIQAAGTLLKTLEYLKIFGGVLLNRPENASIATGGQIHEGLVSTQLGLKGIPAIAEEVQVQRDLQLVEYSKGRIHFSQISTEGSVHAIRAAKKRGLNVTCDMAAHQCAFIDETILPFDTSYKVAPPFRSQQDREALLEAIEDGTIDAIVSAHIPWDEESKELEFDLAEPGIIGAQTAFSIIHQSIEPTSSLAKVIDLLSKGPRKVLSLPIPCLAEGQKANLTFFNPTKKWVFTSESNASLSQNSPFLGSELEGCVYGTFFNNHFTLNPTYSS; from the coding sequence GTGAAATACCTGTTTAAAGAGGTTACTATTATAGACAGCGCGTTCTCCGGCACCGGGGAGATAACAAACATCTTGATTAATGACGGTATCATTGAGCAGATTGGTGATTCATTAGAGGTGCCAGGTGCTAACATAATTGAGGAAGAAGGTCTCTGTTGTTCTATAGGTTGGTTTGATTTATCAGCATATGTAGGAGAACCAGGTTTTGAACACCGAGAAACTATTGAGAGTTTTATAAAAACTGCTGCTTATGGAGGTTTTACAGAAGTAGCTTGCCTTCCCAATTTATACCCAATAACCCAAAGTAAGGGATCCGTTGAATACTTTTTATATAGAACTAACAATCAAAGCGTTAGGCTACACCCAATAGCAGCTGCCACTCACCAAACTGAAGGGAACGACTTAACCGAGCTTTTAGATTTACATGCTGCAGGAGCTGTGGCTTATTCAGATGGCCTAAAGCCTATTCAAGCCGCAGGTACCTTGCTGAAAACCTTGGAATACCTTAAAATCTTTGGCGGCGTATTATTGAACCGTCCGGAGAATGCAAGTATAGCCACAGGAGGCCAAATACATGAAGGGCTTGTAAGTACTCAATTGGGCCTTAAAGGAATTCCAGCTATTGCGGAAGAAGTACAGGTTCAACGCGATTTGCAATTAGTAGAATATAGCAAGGGAAGGATACATTTCAGCCAGATCTCAACCGAAGGGAGTGTTCATGCCATAAGAGCAGCCAAAAAACGGGGCTTAAACGTTACCTGTGATATGGCGGCGCACCAATGTGCTTTTATTGACGAGACCATTCTGCCTTTTGATACTTCTTATAAAGTAGCCCCCCCCTTCAGGAGCCAACAAGACAGAGAAGCACTGTTAGAGGCAATAGAAGATGGAACCATAGATGCCATTGTCTCTGCCCATATTCCTTGGGACGAAGAATCAAAAGAATTGGAATTTGATTTGGCGGAGCCCGGAATAATTGGAGCCCAAACGGCTTTTTCAATTATTCACCAGTCTATTGAACCCACATCTTCTTTAGCAAAAGTCATAGACTTGCTGTCCAAAGGGCCCCGAAAGGTTCTTTCATTGCCTATACCATGTCTAGCAGAAGGGCAGAAAGCCAATCTTACGTTTTTTAATCCCACCAAAAAATGGGTTTTTACTTCAGAGAGCAATGCCTCCCTTTCTCAGAACAGTCCTTTTCTTGGGTCTGAACTGGAAGGCTGTGTGTACGGCACGTTCTTTAACAATCATTTTACCTTAAACCCTACTTATTCTTCTTAA
- a CDS encoding pitrilysin family protein: MIINRLVPPLINAPSVVEGIEPTLLQTGSGAKVHVYQNTVQPVVRVEFVFKAGKWYQPKAAVASLTAKMLKEGTATHTAKGIADFIDFYGASLEVTHGFDRSTVTLYCLSKYLPALLPLAFELILSPSFPEEEFELTKKRIAQSLTVDKQKNSYIATEHFTTTIYGKGHPYATFISEEEIEKVCLQDVKDFHKSSYSFSEAEVFICGDIGSGDLELILKKLEVDSFPFSAAPYSSPFKSESNPAYLKVSSSNQMQAAVRVGKVSISPQSEYYSALFFLNHVLGGYFGSRLMTNIREDKGFTYGIHSSISAKEHSTLFSIGTDIKGDKIEETLKEIEAELQQLIEASLTEEELETVKKHILGKFLNDQSTVFDKMDRYKQNILLGLPSDSLTILSRNIEEMSIDELSKVAANYLKPDSMYRIVVGGV, from the coding sequence ATGATAATAAACCGCTTAGTTCCTCCTCTCATCAATGCCCCTTCAGTTGTGGAGGGTATTGAACCAACTTTACTTCAAACTGGCTCTGGTGCCAAGGTGCATGTCTATCAAAACACTGTTCAACCCGTGGTGCGGGTTGAATTTGTTTTTAAGGCCGGTAAGTGGTACCAGCCTAAAGCTGCCGTTGCATCTTTAACCGCTAAAATGTTAAAGGAAGGTACCGCAACACACACCGCCAAAGGTATTGCAGATTTTATAGACTTCTACGGAGCTTCCTTAGAGGTGACCCACGGTTTTGACAGGTCAACGGTCACTTTGTATTGTCTTAGCAAATACCTACCTGCATTGTTACCATTGGCATTTGAACTCATCCTTAGTCCCTCTTTCCCAGAAGAAGAATTTGAGTTGACTAAGAAAAGGATTGCCCAAAGCTTAACAGTAGACAAGCAAAAGAACAGTTATATAGCAACGGAGCACTTCACTACCACTATCTATGGGAAGGGCCACCCCTATGCTACGTTCATCTCAGAAGAAGAAATTGAGAAGGTATGCTTGCAGGATGTTAAAGATTTCCATAAGAGCTCTTACTCTTTTTCAGAAGCTGAAGTCTTTATTTGTGGGGATATTGGGTCTGGGGATTTAGAATTGATTTTAAAGAAACTTGAAGTAGATTCATTCCCCTTTAGCGCTGCGCCTTATTCGAGTCCGTTTAAATCTGAATCTAACCCTGCCTATTTAAAAGTGTCTAGCAGCAACCAAATGCAGGCTGCTGTTAGGGTAGGCAAAGTATCCATCTCCCCCCAATCAGAGTATTATTCTGCGCTATTTTTTCTAAACCATGTTTTAGGTGGATACTTTGGATCCAGGTTAATGACCAACATAAGAGAGGATAAAGGTTTCACATATGGCATTCATTCATCTATATCTGCGAAAGAACACTCTACTCTCTTCTCAATTGGTACAGATATTAAAGGAGACAAAATTGAAGAAACACTCAAAGAAATTGAGGCGGAATTACAGCAATTGATTGAAGCATCTTTAACAGAGGAAGAACTGGAAACCGTTAAGAAACACATCCTTGGCAAGTTTCTAAATGATCAATCCACTGTATTTGACAAGATGGATAGGTATAAGCAAAATATACTGTTAGGTCTTCCATCTGACTCCCTCACAATATTATCAAGAAATATTGAGGAGATGTCAATAGATGAATTATCAAAAGTGGCAGCCAACTATCTAAAGCCAGATTCAATGTATAGAATCGTTGTTGGAGGAGTTTGA
- a CDS encoding BatA domain-containing protein: MVPLFLSAGIATCILIVIHFFGLRIRQKLEFTHIHFLSNLVSKTKSVKQAQNLLLLFFRTLFILSALLAFFLFFRNLQKSNSGITQQANVLVDSSWSMQRSVKANGNSLRGQIKLDVAKSRINQNTGNQNSSVKENETDVTLSSGRSLLQALEKVNPVTTNFFFSDFAKASFPKELLAGLPKNQNISLVPYSSNQANFFIDSVWLEQPVILPEVSTNLIVRLKGSQQTEKELIKITATEGEKLIGAVQVLVEPSEVVVTKLALLPSQDRETKVIIQLSDSYTPFDNKHFVVIPKASAIKVGVNGPIPDKHPVLRSLKEEAAFSFTTSQLAQPTFFIVDMQYAGNNAMLISKIKDVLKARGSVLLLPSASDQKPLLNIVNSLGLKNIKEEDIRGELKLIKAPDLSDGFFKGIFEKQVNNMKMPSATPVISWGSAFHTILRFTDNTPFLSSFKVGEGQVYVLSSPLDASSPFANHPLFVPVIYQLALAGQHSEGLLSYRPLNGEVNIPLSITGGQDRPFSLSMNGQTFIPSQLFKQGVLQLTLPDEVYQPGFYEIKNGEEVIQQIALNIPKEESLLESYSVEELRELFADTHPNVRVLESNVRGPVQKQEGITSLWKYCLILCLLCLIAEAIILSTKRREIPV; encoded by the coding sequence ATGGTCCCTTTGTTCTTAAGTGCAGGAATCGCTACCTGCATTTTAATAGTTATTCATTTCTTTGGATTAAGAATCAGGCAGAAGCTTGAATTCACTCATATACATTTCCTTTCTAACCTTGTTTCCAAAACGAAATCTGTAAAGCAGGCTCAAAATCTGTTGTTACTTTTTTTCAGAACTCTCTTTATACTAAGTGCCTTATTAGCTTTTTTCTTATTTTTCAGGAATCTCCAAAAATCTAACTCTGGAATTACTCAGCAGGCTAATGTGCTGGTTGACTCTTCCTGGAGTATGCAAAGGTCCGTTAAAGCCAATGGAAATTCACTTCGTGGCCAAATAAAGCTTGATGTAGCAAAATCTAGGATAAACCAAAACACAGGTAACCAAAATTCTTCAGTTAAGGAGAATGAAACCGATGTAACATTAAGCTCAGGCCGAAGCCTGCTACAGGCCTTAGAAAAGGTCAATCCTGTTACAACCAACTTTTTCTTTTCTGATTTCGCAAAAGCTTCGTTCCCTAAAGAGTTGTTGGCTGGTTTACCTAAAAACCAGAATATTTCCCTTGTCCCTTATTCATCAAACCAAGCTAATTTTTTTATTGATTCAGTTTGGTTAGAGCAACCTGTTATTTTGCCAGAGGTTTCTACCAATTTGATTGTGCGTTTAAAGGGAAGCCAGCAGACAGAAAAAGAGTTAATTAAAATCACGGCTACTGAAGGTGAAAAGTTGATAGGAGCTGTCCAGGTTTTGGTAGAGCCATCAGAAGTAGTGGTTACTAAATTAGCTCTGCTTCCGAGTCAGGATAGGGAAACTAAAGTTATCATTCAGCTTAGTGATTCTTACACACCCTTTGACAATAAACACTTTGTGGTAATTCCTAAAGCAAGTGCTATAAAGGTAGGAGTCAACGGCCCCATTCCAGACAAGCATCCTGTGTTGCGTTCCCTTAAAGAAGAAGCAGCTTTCTCCTTCACTACATCTCAATTAGCACAACCTACATTTTTTATTGTTGATATGCAGTATGCTGGCAATAACGCTATGCTTATCAGTAAGATCAAAGATGTGTTAAAAGCCAGAGGTTCTGTTTTATTGTTGCCCTCAGCAAGTGATCAAAAGCCGCTCTTAAATATTGTAAACTCACTTGGGTTAAAAAATATTAAGGAAGAGGATATCAGAGGGGAATTAAAGCTTATAAAAGCGCCTGATTTAAGTGATGGGTTTTTTAAAGGGATTTTTGAGAAGCAGGTGAATAACATGAAAATGCCCAGTGCAACTCCGGTTATAAGCTGGGGTAGTGCCTTCCACACTATTCTACGGTTTACTGATAACACCCCCTTCTTAAGTTCTTTTAAAGTTGGAGAAGGTCAAGTTTATGTATTGTCCAGCCCTTTAGATGCCAGTTCTCCCTTTGCTAACCACCCATTATTTGTTCCGGTCATCTATCAACTGGCGCTGGCCGGGCAGCACTCTGAAGGTTTGTTAAGCTATAGGCCCTTAAACGGGGAAGTTAACATACCCCTATCCATTACTGGAGGGCAAGATAGACCTTTTTCTCTTTCTATGAATGGGCAGACTTTCATCCCGAGCCAGCTATTTAAACAAGGTGTCCTTCAATTAACTTTACCAGATGAAGTGTATCAGCCAGGGTTCTATGAGATCAAGAACGGTGAGGAAGTTATTCAACAGATTGCGCTGAATATTCCCAAAGAAGAATCTTTGTTAGAGAGTTACTCTGTAGAAGAACTCAGGGAGTTATTCGCTGACACGCATCCTAATGTCCGAGTGTTGGAATCAAATGTTAGGGGACCTGTGCAAAAGCAGGAAGGCATAACCAGTCTTTGGAAATATTGCCTAATATTGTGCCTCCTATGTCTAATAGCAGAGGCAATCATTTTAAGTACAAAAAGACGTGAAATACCTGTTTAA
- a CDS encoding transposase yields MRKSRISESQIVKSIKENESGRKTEDICRELEISRATFYKWKSRYGGLEASDVKRLEELEEENARLKKMFADLSLDHSILKEVITKKGWGLGNKSN; encoded by the coding sequence ATGAGAAAGAGCAGAATCAGTGAAAGCCAGATAGTGAAGTCTATCAAGGAAAATGAGTCTGGTCGGAAGACCGAGGATATTTGCCGGGAGCTGGAAATAAGCCGGGCCACGTTTTACAAATGGAAAAGCCGGTATGGAGGTTTGGAAGCCTCGGATGTCAAGCGGCTGGAAGAGCTGGAAGAAGAAAATGCCCGGCTGAAGAAGATGTTCGCTGATCTGAGCCTGGACCACTCCATTCTAAAGGAAGTAATAACAAAAAAAGGCTGGGGCCTTGGCAACAAAAGCAATTAG